A window of the Helianthus annuus cultivar XRQ/B chromosome 4, HanXRQr2.0-SUNRISE, whole genome shotgun sequence genome harbors these coding sequences:
- the LOC110937334 gene encoding disease resistance protein RRS1-like, which translates to MELLDDDESLEQLSLHAFRSKVVMEGYEELAKKVLKYCEGNPLALEVLGSSLQEDNSIRSWKTALNMLGKAMHPGIHRVLIRSYNLLPYYIDRELFLHIACFFIGEDMDYVVKILEHDYLAMSRIKTLTKRCLLSISPNKKLLMHSLLQEMGRTIVHQESPKDPAKRVDPAKRNRVWCNKGSNTMEGLALDMKILREGKYAYKESTFRTDALKNMDELKLLQLKYVELTGSYENFSEKLRWICWIGSHLRTIPRDLYLGNLVALDMSYSCLEIFELPMILQSLEVLNLKDSHNLREIRNFSLLPNLETLILWNCFNLSYVCETIGGLKNLLLLNMIGCEKLCKISGKIANFSLPDTLQRLFLKDCYIECTDCFSLRFSAQSFLQYLSLGNSLFEFLPNYSHLKSLRVLDLTLCFRLKQLLCLPSTLAELYVYYCVSLEKITFQSCEFTLQEFGYEGCTSLCEIEGFIKLMPLAKLDEADLGHMKWLKEYQNHEVCLAGDDELTIGRSRQLQMLYEFNIMSTSLPDIKDANLMPKYISESSFLSFDLPLCPKDKRLKGLNISLKYTTLDAENWAWFVKISTTNGVDLMYNPRVFGKPAFGEVAIWLSFWPIGNTLEVGDKVNVSIVVVDGLEVLECGANLVYTDDGVVNDIELVDILEGGVSRFQLTTGAYYLCRRDFFELVEASKGIPGWFSVLVGDTIDHTEVRGWRKTGRPQPSDQSFTELKAI; encoded by the exons ATGGAATTACTAGATGATGATGAATCATTAGAGCAGTTAAGTCTTCATGCCTTTAGATCCAAAGTTGTGATGGAAGGATATGAGGAGCTTGCAAAAAAGGTATTAAAGTATTGTGAAGGTAATCCACTAGCTCTTGAAGTGTTGGGTTCCTCTTTACAAGAAGATAATAGCATCCGATCTTGGAAAACTGCACTAAATATGTTGGGTAAAGCTATGCACCCTGGAATTCATCGTGTACTCATAAGGAGCTACAATTTGTTACCATATTACATTGATAGAGAGCTGTTTTTGCATATTGCTTGTTTCTTTATTGGCGAAGACATGGATTATGTGGTAAAAATATTGGAGCATGATTACTTGGCAATGTCTAGGATCAAGACATTAACTAAGAGATGCCTTCTTTCTATTTCACCAAACAAAAAACTGTTGATGCATTCATTACTTCAAGAAATGGGGAGAACAATAGTCCATCAAGAATCACCCAAAGATCCTGCAAAACGAGTAGATCCTGCAAAACGTAATAGAGTCTGGTGCAATAAG GGTTCAAATACCATGGAAGGTCTAGCACTTGACATGAAGATATTGAGGGAAGGCAAGTATGCATACAAG GAGTCAACTTTTCGGACAGATGCACTTAAAAATATGGATGAACTAAAATTGCTCCAGCTCAAATATGTGGAACTCACTGGATCCTATGAGAATTTTTCAGAAAAATTAAGATGGATCTGCTGGATTGGGTCCCATTTAAGAACCATACCTCGTGACTTATACCTGGGAAACTTGGTTGCTTTAGATATGAGCTACAGCTGCTTGGAAATATTTGAACTGCCCATG ATTCTTCAATCACTAGAGGTTCTAAATCTCAAAGACTCGCACAATCTACGTGAGATCCGCAACTTCTCGTTACTCCCTAATCTTGAGACTTTGATTCTTTGGAACTGCTTCAATTTGTCATATGTATGTGAAACCATTGGAGGCCTCAAGAATCTTCTTCTTTTAAACATGATAGGGTGTGAAAAGTTGTGCAAGATTTCAGGGAAGATAGCTAACTTTTCATTGCCCGATACATTACAACGGTTATTCCTCAAGGACTGCTATATTGAGTGTACTGATTGTTTTTCTCTGAGATTCAGTGCTCAGTCGTTTTTACAGTACTTAAGTTTAGGCAACAGTCTCTTCGAATTCTTGCCTAATTACAGTCATCTTAAAAGTCTCAGGGTCCTTGACTTGACTTTGTGCTTCAGACTTAAACAGCTTTTATGTCTGCCAAGTACACTTGCGGAGTTATACGTATATTACTGCGTCTCTCTGGAGAAAATAACTTTCCAATCATGTGAATTCACATTGCAAGAGTTTGGCTATGAGGGATGTACTAGTTTGTGTGAAATTGAAGGCTTCATCAAGTTGATGCCGCTTGCCAAACTTGATGAAGCTGATCTGGGACATATGAAGTGGCTAAAAGAATATCAAAATCATGAGGTGTGCCTGGCTGGTGATGACGAACTCACAATAGGCAGAAGTCGGCAACTCCAG ATGTTGTATGAATTTAATATAATGAGCACATCTTTGCCGGACATAAAGGATGCAAACTTGATGCCTAAGTATATATCAGAGTCCTCATTTCTATCCTTTGATCTGCCTTTGTGTCCCAAGGATAAAAGACTCAAAGggttaaacataagtcttaaatATACAACATTAGACGCCGAGAATTGGGCATGGTTTGTTAAAATCAGTACAACCAATGGTGTTGATTTGATGTACAACCCCAGAGTCTTTGGCAAACCTGCGTTTGGTGAAGTTGCTATATGGTTAAGCTTCTGGCCCATTGGAAACACATTGGAAGTCGGAGATAAAGTTAACGTATCTATCGTTGTGGTGGACGGATTAGAAGTTTTAGAGTGTGGTGCAAACCTTGTGTACACTGATGATGGAGTTGTGAATGATATCGAATTAGTGGATATTCTTGAAGGAGGTGTGTCTAGATTTCAACTGACCACAGGAGC